The following are encoded in a window of Candidatus Methylomirabilis tolerans genomic DNA:
- a CDS encoding alpha-ketoacid dehydrogenase subunit beta — MEITYLEAIHQALWEEMDRDERVFMLGEDIGVYGGAFKVTKGFLDKFGPERVIDTPLSESAFVGAGIGAALMGMRPVVEMQFSDFIACAFDQIVNMAAKHHYRLGEPVPLVIRAPYGGGLHAGPFHSQCPEAWFFHVAGLKLVAPSSPADAKGLLKAAIRDPNPVIYFEHKYLYRHIKGEVPDGDHIVPIGQAEVKRSGSTISVIAYGAMLQHSLAAAEQLMPEGIDLEVVDLRTLQPLDMATIATSVKKTGRAMVVHEAPKTGGIGGEIAARIAEELFHALDAPIVRVAPPHTPVPFSPVLEAAYLPNAETIARKARELAGF; from the coding sequence ATGGAGATCACCTATCTCGAAGCGATCCATCAGGCCTTGTGGGAAGAGATGGACCGGGACGAGCGCGTTTTCATGCTCGGAGAAGATATCGGCGTCTATGGCGGCGCGTTCAAGGTCACCAAGGGGTTTCTCGACAAGTTCGGGCCGGAGCGCGTCATCGATACGCCACTGTCCGAGTCGGCATTCGTCGGAGCCGGGATCGGCGCAGCCCTCATGGGGATGCGACCGGTCGTCGAGATGCAGTTTTCCGACTTCATCGCCTGCGCCTTCGATCAGATCGTGAACATGGCGGCTAAACATCACTACCGCCTCGGCGAACCGGTCCCCCTGGTCATTCGGGCCCCTTACGGTGGCGGACTCCACGCGGGACCGTTCCATTCCCAATGTCCGGAGGCGTGGTTCTTCCATGTGGCCGGTCTCAAGCTTGTAGCCCCTTCCTCGCCTGCCGATGCAAAGGGGCTTTTGAAGGCCGCTATCCGCGATCCCAACCCGGTCATCTACTTCGAGCACAAGTACCTCTATCGTCACATCAAGGGCGAGGTCCCAGACGGCGACCATATTGTGCCGATCGGCCAGGCGGAGGTCAAAAGATCAGGCAGTACCATCAGCGTGATCGCTTACGGCGCCATGCTCCAGCACTCGCTCGCTGCGGCGGAACAACTCATGCCGGAAGGGATCGACCTGGAGGTGGTGGATCTCCGAACGCTTCAGCCGCTGGATATGGCAACGATCGCCACCTCGGTCAAGAAGACCGGACGGGCGATGGTGGTGCATGAGGCGCCGAAAACCGGCGGCATCGGGGGCGAGATCGCCGCCCGGATCGCCGAGGAACTCTTCCACGCTCTGGATGCCCCGATCGTCCGCGTGGCGCCTCCACACACGCCTGTCCCCTTCAGTCCCGTGCTGGAGGCAGCCTACTTACCCAATGCCGAGACCATCGCCCGCAAGGCCAGAGAACTGGCCGGTTTCTGA